The Candidatus Edwardsbacteria bacterium nucleotide sequence CAATTTGCCGTTCTCCACCACCGGGATCTCCTGCATATCGTTCTTTATCAGGTACATCAGGGCCAGCGACAGGCTGTCATCGGCATTCACTTGGGGGACCTTGACCATCACGTCGTGGGCGATTATCAGGCCGCCGGTCTGCTCGTCCTCCAGGAACAGCCGGAGCTGCGACCAGTTGACGGAGGCCAGATACTTGTTGTTGTCGTCTATCACCGGCAGTATCAACTGATCGGTCTGGCTGATGGCCTTGATGATATCATGCAGTGACATCTGGGGCAGGATGGCCATGATGTCCTTTTTCATGGCCTGGCGGCAGGTGGCCGAGGAAAGATGGCTGTGGCGGCGAAGCTGGTCCACCGGCAGTCCGGCTTTGAACATGGCCTGGGTGTAGACCGAAGATCCCTTCATCCGCTTGGTTATCACCGCCGAGATGGCCACCACGATCATGGCCGGCAGCACCACCTTGTAGGTCCCGGTGATCTCGAAGATGATCAGCCCGGCGGTCAGCGGGGCGTTAAGGGCTCCGGCCACCACCCCGGCGGCCCCGGCCAGGGCATATGAGGCATTATAGACGAAGAACCCGGGAAACAGAACCGCCAGCAGCTGGCCGAAGGCTCCGCCCAGCATGGCCCCGATGAATATGGCCGGGGCGAATGATCCCCCCGGAGCCCCGGAGCCCAGGGTCAATGAGGTGGCCAGTATTTTGGCAAAGACCAGCAGCAGGGCCGTCCACCACAGAATATTCCCGTTGAGAACGGCGGTCACCGAATGATACCCTTCGCCCAGCACCTGGGGCAGGGCCATACCCAACACTCCCACCATCAATCCGCCTGCTGCCGGCTTCAGCCAGGATGCTAATTTATACCGGCCGAACATGGACTGCCCCTTATAGAGGGTATTGATGAAAAGCACCGATATCAGGCCGGATAAAAGCCCCAGCACCAAAAAGGGAATAATGTCATAGAGCGAGCCCAGCGAGTTTACCGCCGCCACCTGGAAGGCCGGCTGGTCGCCCAGAAAGGTCCGGGAGATGACCGCGGCCGCCACCGCCGAAAGCACCACCGGAGCGAAGGTGGTGATGGCGAACTCTCCCAAAATGATCTCCAGGGCGAAGAACACCCCGCCCAGGGGCGCTCCGAAGACGCCCGATATCCCGGCGGCGGCTCCGCATCCCGCCATCAGCCTCAGTTCACTGCTGGTCAGTTTGAGCTTCTGTCCCAAATATGACCCCAGCGAGGAGCCGATCTCCACTATCGGGCCCTCCGGGCCGGCCGAGCCGCCCGAGCCGATGGTGATGGCCGAAAGCAGACCCTTTAAACCTGTCTTGGGGCTGAGCATGCCGCCCTTCAAAGATACCGCCGCCATCACCTCGGGAACCCCGGACAAGGGCTCCTCCTTCCGGAAGAACAGATACATAATGCCGCCCACCAGCAGGCCACCGATGGCCGGGATCAGAAAAGCCAGGTAGCGCCACCACCGGCCGATCAGAAATATCTGATGCGGATCGTGGGGAAAGAACAGGCTGTTGGAAAAGATGATCAGGCTGCGGAATGCCACGGCCGTCAGTCCGGTGAGGATTCCCACGCCGACCCCCAAGAGCAATATCCTGGTGGGGCGGCCCATCATAGTCATTCGCTCGACAGCCCTGAGAGCATGTTTTTTAAATTTGGCGATCAAAGAAGTCCTTTTCGATTATATCACTATAGTTTTGCACTTTTTAACAAATTGAACGAGAGAACCCGGCTTGAGCTTTACTAATCAACCCGGGAAAGCTCAAGTAAATGGGGTTTGGGGTGCAGTAGCGATCTAGTGAGAGGCCGAAAGCGACAGCGAAGGCCGTTTAGTTTGACTGCCAAAAAATCGTAAATGCACTATCTACGGCGCTTTTTATGTAGAACGTAAGCCCTGCACCCCAAGAGTTCTTTTGTTACTTTTCTGTCGATACAGAAAAGTAAGGCCGTAAAAGAAATTATGACTGGGCATTAAGGATGGTTTATCAGCCTATTGGCAAGCCTCTTCAAGGAGTGGAATATTATTCCTCTCTCTGCAACTACGCCGGACAGGAACAATAATCAACCCCATTTGAGTATGAACTGGTATTAAGTTTATCCAAAAGTGGGCCTGTAATAACTCTAACGTTACTTTCTTATGACTAAGAAAGTAACCAAAGAAGTCTTTACCGCCCAGCTCCGCGGATAGTAAGGCCTACGCCCCGGCATTCATTGAACCAGAGCCTGCATGGGGCACGTGACACAATGACTGCTTTATCGGAGCTGAAGTTTGAGCCGCTCCACTTAAAGGCGGGGTACCGGGTCGCATCGGCGCTGCTGCCTGGCAAAAGCTGCCGTAAAAAATGTTTTGCCTGCGGGTGCCCTGTTTCGTGGTCAAGACATTTAGGCATCTGGTCATTTGACAACGAGGCAGCGGTGCAGCGACAGTTCTTCCGCCACCGCAGGTAAATCCATATAGGCGGATCCGCCTTTGGCGTGACTTTGTAGCTTTCTCTTCAAAGAGAAAGCGGAGAGAAAGAAAATAGAGAAGAACCAAATTTTGTTCCTGTTAAGGCAATCATATTAAGGAGTTTAAAAATGTGCGCACTTTGGAGGTGGAAGCCAGCCGGCATACTGCCGCTGTCCGGCCCCGTTCTTTCTCCCGGTTTTCCACCAGCAAGGTAAGGCCGATCCCCCGCAACGCCCGGAAGGCGTCCTCATCGGTAGTATCATCTCCGATATAAATTGGGAATGGATTCTTATTATAGAGTTTTTTCAACAACAGCTTGACGGCCCGCCCCTTGTCCCAGGATACATTGGGCCTGAAATCGTACACCTTCCGGCCCGGCTGGCAGAGCAGTCGGGGATATTTCTTTTTCAGTCTGACGATCTGCTCATTCATCAAAGGAATATGTTTGGCGGATAGGTGACGGAAGTGGAGGGCCACCGAAAGCCCCTTGTCCTCGATCAAGGCCCCCGGCAGCTTGCTTTTCAAGCTTCTTAGATCTTTGAGCAGGGCCTTCAGATATGGGATGGCCGCCCTGGCCCGGGGATGGGTGAATTTTATTCCCGGGCCGCTGATCTCCAGGCCGTGGCACCCGGCGTAATATATGCCCCGGACCGGCGCCAATTTTTTCAGCTCGGCCAGCTTCCGCCCGCTGATGATGGCCAGAATTATATCCGGAGACTTTCCCAGTCGTTTAAGCAGATTAAGAGTGCCGGCCGGAAGTCTGGCCATTTCGGGGCGGGGGCGGATGGGGGCCAGGGTTCCGTCGAAATCCAGCATCAGCAGGATCATAGGCAGATCTCCTTTTGGCCGGAGAACCTGGTGGAGAGCATCACCAGCATGTAACGGCGCAGATGGCGGGTGATAAGAAAATTGCCCCGAACGAACTCCTTGCCTGTCTTACCCAGGGCCAAGGCCAGCTCCGGGTTGGCCAGCAGATAGCGGATGGAATAGGCCAGCCCCTCGGTGGAATGGACCAGCAGACCGGTGACATCGTGCAGCACCTGCTGGGTGATGCCTCCCACCGGCCGGCTGATGATGGCCTTCCCCTTCCACAGGGCCTCGGAGACCGTCAGGCCGAAGCCCTCCTTGATGGAATTCTGAACGATGATGGAGGAGCCCCTCACCAGGGCGTTGATCTCCAGATCGGCCCCCGGCGCCAGGTGGAGAATATGAATGTCCGGGCTGCCTTCGGCCTCGGCCTTGACCTCCTCCAGCACCAGCAGGCCCTCGGGATCATCGGTGGCCCCGCCCCCGGCCAGCACCAGCTGGCAGTCCAGCTTTTTATTGACCATCTTAAAGGCTTTGATCAGGCCCACCGGATCCTTCAGGCGGTCGAACCTGGAGATCTGGGTGACGATCGGCCGTTTGCGGTCAATGCCGTATTTTTCGAACACCGAGTCAATGTAGCGGGGATCAAGCTCCTTGTTCTTGTCGGCCAGCGGATCGATGGACGGCGGGATCAGGAACTGGGGAACCGCCAATTTCTGGGAGAAGCTGGGAGACGAGATGACCGCTCCGTCGTACTGCTCCACATAATTTTTAAGGAACTGCCAAAGATCGGATTGGGGAGTGGAGATATCTATATGGCAGCGCCAAATCCAATGGGCGTTTGATTGGGATCTTTTTTCTATCAGGCAGATGGGCTGGGGATCGTGGATGAACACGAAATCGTCCTGCGAAAAATCCATCTCCTCGGCATTTTTACGGTTGTAATCGGTAAACACCTGGAACATCTCCGGGGTTATATTTTCCGCTTTGCCGTGGAGGGCATTGTGAAAAGCCTTGGTGATATTGAAAAAATCGTCGCCCCCCTTGATCACCTCCCATCTGGCAAGTATATCCATTTCGTTGAGCAGCGGCACCATCCGGTGCAGGATCTCCGCCACTCCGCCGCCCACCGAGGTGGAGTTTATATGCTTCATCCGGGCGCCTTTCAGCTGGCGGGCGATGGCCCGCATCTCCTCGATCTCGGGGTCGCCCACCACCTGGCGGTAATCGTCCAGTTTTGCTAAAGCCATGTTACTTCTTCCCTCCCTTGCTGTTATTGTTCTTGGGCCGGAGATCGGGCAGGCCTTCGGATTTTATCTTTTCATCGAAAAAGCGATTCAGGCTGCGGACCGGATAGGATATGGTGTCCATCAGCAGCTCTATCATCTCGGCCGGCAGCTGGACCACTTTTTTCACCAGCTCCCGGGGAGGCACCCCCCGGTATTTTCCCAGGATGATGAACAGGTGGGCCCTCAGCTGTTCCAGGCTGGACACCGAGATATCCAATTTGGATATCGCATCGGCTATCTCCGGCGCCTCCAGCTGGTCCCGGAGCCAGATGGAAAAATCGTTGTCAAAACGGTGCAGCCTGATCCTGGCCTCGAACAGATGGTAATACAGGGAGCGGCTGGTGATCCTTCCCAGGGCCTGGATGAATTCATCCAGGTTCCCGGCCCTGGTGCCGGTATCCAGGATTATCGAGGTTGACTCGCAAAAATTGAACTGGCTGCCCAGGGGCGCCTGGTTAATTATGGGATCGCTGGCCAGGTGTTCTTCAATTATTTCCGCCAGCCGGATCCGAAAACTCCTGATGTCATCGTACTGGGTGGGATCCACCGCCGCCAGTCTTTCTCCCAGCCCCTTTTCCCGGATCACCTCGCCCACCCAGTATCCGAAATCGTGGATGGGCGGCCGGCCGAAGGTCTGCCACTCGCGATACACCTGATGGCTGTGATGGTAGATGGACGACCCGCTGACCTCTTTGATGCCCTCCAGCAGTTCCTTGATATTGTAGGCCTTGCGATCGGTAATGGTGACCAGGGAGGACGAGGTCATAAAGACGAAGGGATTTTTTGCCTTGTTTCGCATATCATCACCTAACTTATAAAATTACACTCTTACTGCGCTGAGTTCTCTGATCAGGCGGACCGCCCAGAGGAAGATGTTATTCTTAAGCAGATGCTGGCGCATATTCCCCATCCTCTGTTTTCTCTCCTCGGCCGGCATCTCCAGGGCGTATTTGATGGCCCCGGCGGTGCGTTCGATATCGTAGGGGTTGATTATCAGGGCATCCCGCATCTCGCGAACCG carries:
- a CDS encoding chloride channel protein, coding for MTMMGRPTRILLLGVGVGILTGLTAVAFRSLIIFSNSLFFPHDPHQIFLIGRWWRYLAFLIPAIGGLLVGGIMYLFFRKEEPLSGVPEVMAAVSLKGGMLSPKTGLKGLLSAITIGSGGSAGPEGPIVEIGSSLGSYLGQKLKLTSSELRLMAGCGAAAGISGVFGAPLGGVFFALEIILGEFAITTFAPVVLSAVAAAVISRTFLGDQPAFQVAAVNSLGSLYDIIPFLVLGLLSGLISVLFINTLYKGQSMFGRYKLASWLKPAAGGLMVGVLGMALPQVLGEGYHSVTAVLNGNILWWTALLLVFAKILATSLTLGSGAPGGSFAPAIFIGAMLGGAFGQLLAVLFPGFFVYNASYALAGAAGVVAGALNAPLTAGLIIFEITGTYKVVLPAMIVVAISAVITKRMKGSSVYTQAMFKAGLPVDQLRRHSHLSSATCRQAMKKDIMAILPQMSLHDIIKAISQTDQLILPVIDDNNKYLASVNWSQLRLFLEDEQTGGLIIAHDVMVKVPQVNADDSLSLALMYLIKNDMQEIPVVENGKLVGLIGNKEILRGGF
- the otsB gene encoding trehalose-phosphatase — its product is MILLMLDFDGTLAPIRPRPEMARLPAGTLNLLKRLGKSPDIILAIISGRKLAELKKLAPVRGIYYAGCHGLEISGPGIKFTHPRARAAIPYLKALLKDLRSLKSKLPGALIEDKGLSVALHFRHLSAKHIPLMNEQIVRLKKKYPRLLCQPGRKVYDFRPNVSWDKGRAVKLLLKKLYNKNPFPIYIGDDTTDEDAFRALRGIGLTLLVENREKERGRTAAVCRLASTSKVRTFLNSLI
- a CDS encoding glycosyltransferase, with the translated sequence MALAKLDDYRQVVGDPEIEEMRAIARQLKGARMKHINSTSVGGGVAEILHRMVPLLNEMDILARWEVIKGGDDFFNITKAFHNALHGKAENITPEMFQVFTDYNRKNAEEMDFSQDDFVFIHDPQPICLIEKRSQSNAHWIWRCHIDISTPQSDLWQFLKNYVEQYDGAVISSPSFSQKLAVPQFLIPPSIDPLADKNKELDPRYIDSVFEKYGIDRKRPIVTQISRFDRLKDPVGLIKAFKMVNKKLDCQLVLAGGGATDDPEGLLVLEEVKAEAEGSPDIHILHLAPGADLEINALVRGSSIIVQNSIKEGFGLTVSEALWKGKAIISRPVGGITQQVLHDVTGLLVHSTEGLAYSIRYLLANPELALALGKTGKEFVRGNFLITRHLRRYMLVMLSTRFSGQKEICL